The Halosimplex litoreum genome has a window encoding:
- a CDS encoding MFS transporter: MTDDEGGLTVASAAGDRDTVAPSSYALVVLGGVSYLLLMANWFALAAFLEPIGRGIGLSDAQSGALVGAVPLTYVPLSLLSGLALDRIGARRGIALAVAIFGVAQLLRSATTGFAGMLATTVLFAVGATGITFGLPKLVASVFPSRLLGTMSTVYILGSYAGTAAAYSVGRAILGPELGGWRPTFRVLGAAALAFLVVWVPVAAWHARRHGTPYGGDADSEFSLGSLRADVAQVFSHRVMRLLVVVGTVYLLLTHSLQGWLPTLAGARGATTARAATVATLFVVGQAAGTVVVPPLSDRLERRRGAVVACGVAALVGLVGLALGGSVLAASAAAVVVGTGVGGVSPLVRAIPTEIEEIGPGLTATAVSLVFAVGELGGFFGPFLVGSLRDLTGSFFPGLALLAVGALAMVAAGVRLPEV, translated from the coding sequence ATGACCGACGACGAGGGAGGTCTCACGGTGGCGAGCGCCGCCGGGGACCGCGACACCGTTGCGCCGAGTTCCTACGCGCTGGTCGTCCTCGGTGGTGTGAGCTACCTCCTGCTCATGGCCAACTGGTTCGCGCTGGCGGCGTTTCTCGAACCCATCGGCCGGGGGATCGGGCTCTCGGACGCCCAGTCCGGCGCGCTCGTCGGTGCGGTCCCGCTCACGTACGTGCCGCTCTCGCTGCTTTCCGGCCTCGCACTCGACCGGATCGGCGCGCGCCGCGGCATCGCGCTCGCGGTCGCGATCTTCGGCGTCGCACAACTGCTTCGCTCGGCGACGACCGGGTTCGCCGGGATGCTCGCGACCACCGTCCTGTTCGCCGTCGGCGCGACCGGGATCACGTTCGGCCTCCCGAAGCTCGTCGCGAGCGTCTTCCCCTCGCGACTCCTGGGGACGATGTCGACGGTGTACATCCTCGGCTCCTACGCGGGGACGGCGGCGGCCTACAGCGTCGGTCGAGCGATTCTGGGGCCCGAACTCGGCGGCTGGCGCCCGACCTTCCGCGTCCTCGGCGCCGCGGCGCTGGCCTTCCTCGTCGTCTGGGTCCCGGTCGCGGCCTGGCACGCCCGCCGCCACGGAACGCCCTACGGCGGCGACGCCGACTCGGAGTTCTCGCTCGGGTCGCTCCGGGCGGACGTAGCCCAGGTGTTCTCCCACCGCGTGATGCGGCTCCTCGTCGTCGTCGGTACCGTCTACCTCCTCCTGACGCACAGCCTCCAGGGATGGCTCCCGACGCTGGCCGGCGCGCGCGGCGCTACGACCGCGCGGGCCGCGACCGTCGCCACCCTGTTCGTCGTCGGCCAGGCGGCCGGGACGGTGGTGGTCCCGCCGCTCTCCGATCGTCTGGAACGGCGCCGCGGGGCGGTCGTCGCCTGCGGCGTCGCGGCGCTGGTCGGCCTCGTCGGCCTCGCCCTCGGCGGCAGCGTCCTCGCGGCGAGCGCCGCGGCGGTCGTCGTCGGGACCGGCGTCGGCGGTGTCTCCCCGCTCGTCCGGGCCATCCCGACCGAGATCGAGGAGATCGGTCCCGGCCTCACCGCGACCGCGGTGAGTCTCGTCTTCGCCGTCGGCGAACTCGGCGGCTTCTTCGGCCCGTTCCTCGTCGGCAGTCTACGGGACCTGACTGGCTCGTTCTTTCCGGGGCTCGCCCTGCTGGCCGTCGGTGCGCTCGCGATGGTCGCCGCGGGCGTTCGGCTGCCCGAGGTGTGA
- the trxA gene encoding thioredoxin: MATETANDSSESTDAPVAIEGESDLDDLVETGEVVLADFYADWCGPCKALEPVVEKIAETTGATVAKIDVDTNQQLASSYGVRGVPTLVLFADGEQVEQVVGAQPEPQLRELIEGYTE, translated from the coding sequence ATGGCAACCGAGACAGCGAACGATTCGAGTGAGTCGACGGACGCACCGGTCGCGATCGAGGGCGAATCCGACCTGGACGACCTCGTCGAGACTGGCGAGGTCGTCCTCGCGGACTTCTACGCGGACTGGTGCGGTCCGTGCAAGGCGCTCGAACCCGTCGTCGAGAAGATCGCCGAGACGACCGGGGCCACGGTCGCGAAGATCGACGTCGACACGAACCAGCAGCTCGCGTCGAGCTACGGCGTCCGCGGCGTCCCGACGCTGGTGCTGTTCGCCGACGGTGAGCAGGTCGAACAGGTGGTCGGCGCCCAGCCCGAGCCGCAACTGCGCGAGCTGATCGAGGGCTACACCGAGTGA
- the tpiA gene encoding triose-phosphate isomerase, which translates to MFVLVNLKAYPCDPVEIAEAAADVSDETGVRVAVAPQAAHLPAVAETGVETWAQHVSPVEHGSHTGSTLAEAVADAGAAGTLINHSEARRKLADIDASLDAAERADLETVVCANNPDQVGAAAALGPDAVAVEPPELIGTGTPVSKADPDIVTDAVDAAAAVDESVDVFCGAGISTGDDLDAAADLGATGVLLASGVAKADDPRAALEDLVEPLA; encoded by the coding sequence ATGTTCGTTCTGGTCAACCTGAAAGCCTACCCGTGTGACCCCGTCGAGATCGCCGAGGCAGCGGCCGACGTGAGCGACGAGACCGGCGTCCGCGTCGCCGTCGCGCCCCAGGCCGCCCACCTCCCGGCGGTCGCGGAGACGGGCGTCGAGACGTGGGCCCAGCACGTCAGCCCCGTCGAACACGGTAGCCACACCGGCAGCACACTCGCCGAAGCGGTCGCCGACGCCGGCGCCGCGGGGACGCTGATCAACCACTCCGAAGCCCGCCGGAAGCTCGCCGACATCGACGCCAGTCTGGACGCCGCCGAACGGGCGGACCTGGAGACGGTGGTCTGTGCGAACAACCCCGACCAGGTCGGTGCCGCGGCGGCGCTCGGCCCCGACGCGGTCGCCGTCGAACCGCCGGAACTCATCGGGACGGGTACACCGGTCAGCAAGGCCGACCCCGATATCGTCACCGACGCCGTCGACGCGGCCGCGGCGGTCGACGAGTCTGTCGACGTGTTCTGCGGCGCCGGCATCTCGACCGGCGACGACCTCGACGCCGCCGCCGACCTGGGCGCCACCGGGGTTCTGCTCGCCAGCGGCGTCGCCAAGGCAGACGACCCGCGCGCGGCGCTCGAAGACCTCGTCGAACCGCTCGCCTGA
- a CDS encoding response regulator: MTQGTAERETVLVVEDEDHLAELYTEYLQSDYEVRTAYGGLEAMEMLASDLDVVLLDRRMPIVSGNEVLAEIEERGLQCRVAMVTAVDPDFDIIDMGCDDYVVKPVTRDRLTEVVDRLLKLSAYTDRKRELTSKKLKRNVLQVEKTESELADSDTFQRLQREIDEMEDTIQGIADDLGDDYVAENR, translated from the coding sequence GTGACACAGGGGACCGCCGAGCGCGAGACGGTGCTGGTCGTCGAGGACGAGGACCACCTCGCCGAGCTGTACACGGAGTACCTCCAGAGCGACTACGAGGTGCGCACCGCCTACGGCGGCCTCGAGGCCATGGAGATGCTCGCCTCGGACCTGGACGTGGTCCTGCTCGACCGGCGGATGCCGATCGTCTCCGGCAACGAAGTCCTCGCGGAGATCGAGGAGCGCGGGCTGCAGTGTCGGGTCGCCATGGTCACCGCCGTCGACCCGGACTTCGACATCATCGACATGGGCTGTGACGACTACGTCGTCAAGCCCGTGACCAGAGACCGTCTCACGGAGGTCGTCGACCGCCTGCTGAAGCTCTCGGCGTACACCGACCGCAAGCGCGAGCTCACCTCGAAGAAGCTCAAACGGAACGTCCTGCAGGTCGAGAAGACCGAATCCGAGCTCGCCGACAGCGACACCTTCCAGCGCCTCCAGCGGGAGATCGACGAGATGGAGGACACCATCCAGGGGATCGCCGACGACCTGGGCGACGACTACGTCGCGGAAAATCGGTGA
- a CDS encoding multiprotein bridging factor aMBF1 — protein sequence MVQCEMCGSETSSPNRVKVEGAELDVCDECTDFGTEVKQQSSSSASTKYSTSSSGSSSSSSGSSSSGSSSSSGGSSQRRRDMFDEMDELAQDYDETVRSAREAAGMSQEDLARKLNEKASLIRKIERGDTLPSDDVQRKLESALEVDLSAGGTTDESEWSSGSSTGEYTLGDVVERKDS from the coding sequence ATGGTTCAGTGTGAGATGTGCGGGAGCGAGACGAGTTCCCCCAACCGCGTCAAGGTCGAGGGGGCGGAGCTCGACGTCTGCGACGAGTGTACCGACTTCGGGACCGAGGTCAAACAGCAGTCCTCGTCGTCGGCCTCGACGAAGTACTCCACGTCGTCGTCGGGGTCGTCGTCGAGTTCCTCGGGCTCGTCGTCGTCGGGGTCGTCGTCGAGTTCGGGCGGGTCTTCCCAGCGTCGCCGAGACATGTTCGACGAGATGGACGAACTCGCCCAGGACTACGACGAGACCGTTCGCTCGGCCCGAGAGGCGGCGGGCATGAGCCAGGAGGACCTCGCCCGCAAGCTCAACGAGAAGGCCAGTCTCATCCGGAAGATCGAACGCGGCGACACGCTGCCCAGCGACGACGTCCAGCGCAAACTCGAGAGCGCGCTCGAGGTGGATCTGTCGGCCGGCGGGACGACCGACGAGTCCGAGTGGTCGAGCGGCTCCTCGACCGGAGAGTACACGCTCGGCGACGTGGTCGAACGCAAGGATTCCTGA
- a CDS encoding aldo/keto reductase: METRPLGDTGQESTVLTFGAIALDFLDQDGADELTERVLDRGVNHVDVAPQYGTAEIKLAPTLAGRREEVFLGCKTLERSYEGAWEKLEASLDRLGVDHIDLYQFHAVTESSEVDEITGEDGALQAYREAQEEGIIDHIGLTSHGSPAVIREAVERIPDLETAMFPVNATVAAHDDDAHAFPALARELSGQGMGVLAIKTFAKQPWPDDLAEDERPYETWYEPYDDPAELRRSLRFTLAQDGVTTLTNAGDPRLVDDILDAAADFEPMDEDEQAAMVEERRSEESPVPTVDI, from the coding sequence ATGGAGACCAGACCGCTGGGCGACACCGGCCAGGAGAGCACGGTCCTCACCTTCGGCGCCATCGCGCTCGACTTCCTCGACCAGGACGGGGCCGACGAGTTGACCGAGCGGGTCCTCGACCGCGGGGTCAACCACGTCGACGTGGCCCCGCAGTACGGCACCGCCGAGATCAAACTCGCGCCGACGCTCGCCGGCCGGCGCGAGGAGGTCTTCCTCGGTTGCAAGACGCTCGAACGGAGCTACGAGGGCGCCTGGGAGAAACTGGAAGCCTCGCTCGACCGTCTCGGCGTCGACCACATCGACCTGTACCAGTTCCACGCCGTCACCGAATCCTCGGAGGTCGACGAGATCACCGGCGAGGACGGCGCCCTGCAGGCCTATCGCGAGGCACAGGAGGAGGGGATCATCGACCACATCGGCCTGACGAGCCACGGCAGCCCCGCCGTGATCCGCGAGGCCGTCGAGCGGATCCCGGACCTAGAGACGGCGATGTTCCCCGTCAACGCCACCGTCGCCGCCCACGACGACGACGCCCACGCCTTCCCGGCGCTCGCGCGCGAACTCTCCGGGCAGGGGATGGGCGTGCTGGCGATCAAGACCTTCGCGAAGCAGCCGTGGCCCGACGATCTGGCCGAGGACGAACGGCCGTACGAGACCTGGTACGAACCGTACGACGACCCCGCCGAACTGCGCCGCTCGCTCCGCTTCACGCTCGCCCAGGACGGCGTCACGACGCTGACCAACGCCGGTGACCCGCGACTCGTCGACGACATCCTCGACGCCGCAGCCGACTTCGAACCGATGGACGAGGACGAACAGGCCGCGATGGTCGAGGAGCGCCGCTCGGAGGAGTCACCGGTACCGACGGTCGATATCTGA
- a CDS encoding thiamine ABC transporter substrate-binding protein produces the protein MNRRRFLTAVGAGAAGLVAGCSAEPTDDGSTETGSGSTDTPDTGGTATEADGTATAEGTVTGTASGGTPLLRVGTYPSFVDAPSSSPGPWLKERFEAEFDAELQWFAPESSMDYFLQRRQQGVSIDTDLFLGLAPENLVKADRAVGEGESMFTSVDTADLSNADAVVGDYRFDPQDRAIPVGASYISLVYNQNALDERGAAAPETFDDLASAPYENGLLVPNPQNSETGLEFMFWTIDQFGEDGYLDYWSDLMNNGTRVLQDWGTAYDAYSNDEAPMVVSFSTDQVYADRYDQDMARHQVGFLNNSGYAYLEGAAPFTGTDQMGLATEFIDFVLQPAVQAEIAQRNVALPAVDNAELPSDYYDLVYEPEEIVSFGYDELMGNVEPWLSDWSRQIATQ, from the coding sequence ATGAACCGCCGACGTTTCCTGACGGCAGTGGGTGCCGGAGCGGCCGGACTCGTGGCCGGGTGCAGCGCGGAACCGACCGACGACGGTTCGACCGAGACCGGGAGCGGGTCGACGGACACGCCCGATACCGGGGGAACCGCCACGGAAGCCGACGGGACCGCGACCGCCGAGGGGACGGTGACCGGGACGGCTTCAGGCGGGACGCCGCTGTTGCGCGTGGGCACGTACCCGTCGTTCGTCGACGCGCCGAGTTCGAGCCCGGGCCCGTGGCTCAAAGAACGCTTCGAGGCGGAGTTCGACGCCGAACTGCAGTGGTTCGCCCCCGAGAGCAGCATGGACTACTTCCTCCAGCGGCGACAACAGGGCGTCAGTATCGACACCGACCTGTTCCTCGGGCTGGCCCCGGAGAACCTCGTCAAGGCCGACCGCGCGGTCGGCGAGGGCGAGTCGATGTTCACCAGCGTCGACACGGCCGACCTCTCGAACGCCGACGCGGTCGTCGGCGACTACCGCTTCGACCCGCAGGACCGCGCCATCCCAGTCGGCGCCTCCTACATCAGCCTCGTCTACAACCAGAACGCGCTGGACGAGCGCGGCGCCGCCGCGCCGGAGACGTTCGACGACCTCGCGAGCGCCCCCTACGAGAACGGCCTGCTCGTGCCGAACCCCCAGAACAGCGAGACCGGGCTGGAGTTCATGTTCTGGACGATCGACCAGTTCGGCGAGGACGGCTATCTGGACTACTGGAGCGACCTGATGAACAACGGGACGCGCGTCCTGCAGGACTGGGGGACGGCCTACGACGCCTACTCGAACGACGAGGCGCCGATGGTCGTCTCCTTCTCCACCGATCAGGTGTACGCCGACCGCTACGACCAGGACATGGCCCGCCACCAGGTCGGGTTCCTGAATAACTCGGGCTACGCGTACCTCGAAGGCGCCGCGCCGTTCACGGGCACCGACCAGATGGGGCTGGCGACGGAGTTCATCGACTTCGTCCTGCAGCCGGCGGTCCAGGCGGAGATCGCCCAGCGCAACGTCGCGCTCCCGGCGGTCGACAACGCGGAGCTCCCCTCGGACTACTACGACCTCGTCTACGAGCCCGAGGAGATCGTCAGCTTCGGTTACGACGAGCTGATGGGCAACGTCGAGCCGTGGCTCAGCGACTGGTCGCGACAGATCGCGACGCAGTAG
- a CDS encoding ABC transporter permease produces MRVTRVAERLTAPALAVATLVLLSLLFFYPVGIVLVEAVRVDGVYTLATVVEVLRDPFFFGVFAQALSDPTVLVESFPDYRLGLFGFTAYQALLSTVAAIALGLPGAYVLARFEFPGRKTIRSLTALPFVMPTILVAIGFVATFGANGVITGVVQALGIEVSTFTGTLGIIVLAHAFYDAPLIARITAASWEGIDAEMTETARSLGASPLRSFRDVVVPQLLPAILTGALLTFIFSFMSFAIVLALGGLSKATVEVWVYHRISQLDYGTASTLATMEMLFSLALTYAYLRYEARQRATSAARPPDRIDLVGPATRRRLFAWGYAVVAVVVFVVPIVSLVYSSLTGPEGLTLRNYRFLVERQTSAYAFQVKPLTAVTNSLVFGAGTLLLAVPMGVFLAVVSTRQFRGRKLIDTLSMAPFAVSGVVVGLGLLRGWVFGTEAFGYRFTVTGGLAIVAAHAVGAYPFVTRNVAPALAGIDGSIVESARSLGASRARVMLDIELPLVVPAVLAGTAFAFAISIGEFDSTVILATGDSSYTMPVAIERFIGRRLGPATAMGVVLLVVTSVSFVIIDRLGEGSGFGG; encoded by the coding sequence ATGCGGGTCACGCGGGTCGCCGAACGGCTCACCGCTCCGGCCCTCGCAGTCGCGACGCTCGTGTTGCTCTCGCTGCTGTTCTTCTATCCGGTCGGGATCGTCCTCGTCGAGGCGGTCCGCGTCGACGGCGTCTACACGCTCGCGACCGTCGTCGAGGTGCTGCGCGACCCCTTCTTCTTCGGCGTGTTCGCGCAGGCCCTCTCCGACCCGACGGTCCTCGTCGAGTCGTTCCCGGACTACCGGCTCGGCCTGTTCGGTTTCACCGCCTACCAGGCGCTGCTGTCGACGGTCGCCGCTATCGCGCTGGGACTGCCCGGCGCGTACGTCCTCGCCCGCTTCGAGTTCCCCGGCCGGAAGACGATCCGCTCGCTGACGGCGCTGCCGTTCGTGATGCCGACGATCCTCGTCGCGATCGGGTTCGTCGCCACGTTCGGCGCGAACGGTGTGATCACCGGGGTGGTGCAGGCGCTCGGTATAGAGGTGTCGACGTTCACCGGCACGCTCGGGATCATCGTCCTCGCCCACGCCTTCTACGACGCGCCGCTGATCGCGCGGATCACGGCCGCCTCCTGGGAGGGCATCGACGCCGAGATGACGGAGACCGCCCGCTCGCTGGGCGCGTCGCCCCTGCGCTCGTTCCGGGACGTGGTCGTCCCGCAGTTGCTCCCCGCGATCCTGACCGGCGCGCTGCTCACCTTCATTTTCTCCTTTATGTCGTTCGCCATCGTCCTCGCGCTGGGCGGGCTCTCGAAGGCGACCGTCGAGGTGTGGGTCTACCACCGGATTAGCCAGCTCGACTACGGCACCGCCTCGACGCTCGCGACGATGGAGATGCTGTTCTCGCTGGCACTCACCTACGCCTATCTGCGCTACGAGGCGCGCCAGCGGGCGACCAGCGCCGCCCGTCCGCCCGACCGGATCGATCTCGTCGGCCCGGCGACCAGACGGCGGCTGTTCGCCTGGGGCTACGCCGTCGTCGCCGTCGTCGTCTTCGTGGTCCCCATCGTCAGCCTGGTCTACAGCAGCCTCACCGGGCCGGAGGGACTCACGCTCCGCAACTACCGCTTCCTGGTCGAACGCCAGACCAGCGCCTACGCCTTCCAGGTCAAGCCGCTCACCGCCGTCACGAACTCGCTGGTCTTCGGGGCCGGGACGCTGCTGCTGGCGGTCCCGATGGGCGTGTTCCTCGCCGTCGTCAGCACCCGGCAGTTCCGCGGTCGGAAGCTGATCGACACGCTCTCGATGGCGCCGTTCGCCGTCAGCGGCGTCGTCGTCGGCCTCGGGCTGTTGCGCGGGTGGGTCTTCGGCACGGAGGCCTTCGGCTATCGGTTCACCGTCACCGGCGGCCTCGCGATCGTCGCCGCCCACGCCGTCGGCGCCTACCCGTTCGTCACGCGCAACGTCGCGCCGGCGCTGGCGGGCATCGACGGCTCCATCGTCGAATCGGCGCGCTCGCTCGGCGCATCTCGCGCCCGCGTCATGCTCGACATCGAACTCCCGCTGGTGGTCCCGGCCGTCCTCGCGGGGACGGCCTTCGCCTTCGCGATCAGCATCGGCGAGTTCGATTCGACGGTTATACTGGCCACCGGCGACTCCAGCTACACCATGCCGGTCGCAATCGAGCGGTTCATCGGCCGACGGCTCGGCCCCGCGACCGCGATGGGCGTGGTCCTGCTGGTCGTCACCAGCGTGAGCTTCGTGATAATCGACAGACTCGGCGAGGGGAGTGGGTTCGGTGGCTGA
- a CDS encoding ABC transporter ATP-binding protein yields MADLELDGVRKAFADTVALDDVSLDIAEGEFFTLVGPSGCGKTTTLRTIAGLESPTAGTVRFGGEDVADVPTEDRDVGIVFQNYALFPHMSVRENVAYGLKFADPPDGQSVDERVTELLDLVDLSGMGDREPDQLSGGQQQRVALARALAPAPDVLLLDEPMSALDARLRETLRRQVKRIQTELDVTTVYVTHDQAEALAISDRLAVMSDGAVEQVGTPREVYEEPATEFVASFVGENNLLRGEVVGRDGDATAVSVDGTEFRIGDGLAGRARGGTPTAGDRLTFCVRPEDLRVGADTNRFEVAVETAEFLGETTRYYADWGDRTVVFRTPDPHDDDALTLGFDPADARVL; encoded by the coding sequence GTGGCTGACCTGGAACTCGACGGTGTCCGCAAGGCCTTCGCCGACACCGTGGCGCTCGACGACGTCAGCCTCGACATCGCCGAGGGGGAGTTCTTCACCCTCGTCGGCCCCTCCGGCTGCGGGAAGACGACGACCCTCCGCACCATCGCCGGCCTCGAGTCGCCCACCGCGGGCACCGTCCGCTTCGGCGGCGAGGACGTGGCAGACGTTCCGACCGAGGACCGCGACGTGGGCATCGTCTTCCAGAACTACGCCCTCTTTCCGCACATGAGCGTCCGCGAGAACGTCGCCTACGGGCTGAAGTTCGCCGATCCGCCCGACGGCCAGTCCGTCGACGAGCGCGTGACCGAACTGCTCGACCTGGTCGATCTCTCGGGCATGGGCGACCGCGAGCCCGACCAGCTCTCGGGCGGCCAGCAACAGCGGGTCGCGCTCGCCCGTGCGCTCGCGCCGGCGCCCGACGTGTTGCTGCTCGACGAGCCGATGTCGGCGCTCGACGCTCGCCTGCGCGAAACGCTCCGCCGGCAGGTCAAACGCATCCAGACGGAACTGGACGTGACGACCGTCTACGTCACCCACGACCAGGCGGAGGCGCTCGCCATCTCCGACCGCCTGGCCGTGATGAGCGACGGTGCCGTCGAGCAGGTCGGGACCCCCCGAGAGGTGTACGAGGAGCCCGCGACGGAGTTCGTCGCCTCGTTCGTCGGCGAGAACAACCTCTTGCGCGGCGAGGTCGTCGGCCGCGACGGCGACGCGACAGCGGTGTCGGTCGACGGGACGGAGTTCCGGATCGGCGACGGGCTCGCCGGCCGAGCCCGGGGCGGGACCCCGACGGCCGGCGACCGCCTGACCTTCTGCGTCCGCCCGGAGGACCTGCGTGTCGGCGCCGACACCAATCGCTTCGAGGTCGCGGTCGAGACCGCGGAGTTCCTCGGGGAGACCACCCGCTACTACGCCGACTGGGGTGACCGGACCGTCGTCTTCCGGACCCCCGATCCCCACGACGACGACGCGCTGACGCTCGGGTTCGACCCCGCGGACGCGCGGGTGCTGTGA
- a CDS encoding SAM hydrolase/SAM-dependent halogenase family protein — MITLASDFPSPYPAAMRGVICARSDARIEDIAHDFPRQDVRAAAFWLREVLPYFPPATHCCVVDPGVGTDRSALVVEAGGHEIIAPDNGVAIPVARELAGGDATAEPGDGDFDVWAIEYDDSETASNTFHGRDVFAPAAADVHDEGGPAALDRCRRTDDWVDLTFPEPDMVAKGARGEVLVVDGFGNVITNIPGESIADSEGIRVDDELIPVRDAYAARDPGDRLVTVGSHGNVELAVNRGRGDEAFDLGVGDAVLLEW, encoded by the coding sequence ATGATAACGCTCGCCTCGGACTTCCCGAGCCCCTATCCCGCGGCGATGCGGGGTGTGATCTGTGCGCGCTCGGACGCCCGGATCGAGGACATCGCCCACGACTTCCCGCGGCAGGACGTGCGCGCCGCGGCCTTCTGGCTCCGCGAAGTACTCCCGTACTTCCCGCCCGCCACGCACTGCTGCGTCGTCGACCCCGGCGTCGGGACCGACCGGAGCGCGCTCGTCGTCGAGGCCGGCGGTCACGAGATTATCGCCCCGGACAACGGCGTCGCGATCCCGGTCGCGCGCGAACTCGCCGGCGGCGACGCGACTGCCGAACCAGGCGACGGGGACTTCGACGTGTGGGCGATCGAGTACGACGACAGCGAGACGGCGAGCAACACGTTCCACGGCCGGGACGTGTTCGCGCCGGCGGCCGCCGACGTACACGACGAGGGCGGCCCGGCCGCGCTCGACCGCTGCCGTCGGACCGACGACTGGGTGGACCTGACGTTCCCGGAGCCGGATATGGTCGCCAAGGGGGCCCGCGGCGAGGTGCTCGTCGTCGACGGCTTCGGCAACGTGATCACGAACATCCCCGGCGAATCCATCGCGGACAGCGAGGGGATCCGCGTCGACGACGAACTGATCCCGGTTCGCGACGCCTACGCCGCACGCGACCCCGGAGACAGGCTCGTGACCGTCGGCAGCCACGGCAACGTCGAACTCGCCGTCAATCGGGGCCGCGGCGACGAGGCGTTCGACCTCGGGGTCGGCGACGCCGTGTTGCTGGAGTGGTGA
- a CDS encoding helix-hairpin-helix domain-containing protein, whose translation MADAHRDPSRTNGIATTIGLVLEDQRTAERRQVIYTDARVVLLRDESGGTTLVRREGFDAELGTRYRPRPGAEAPSDAGQYDRLRERLAAYEGEEGRKAKHKADALREALDLLADASGGDAGSDSRDADEDDADEGGRSDDASDTDPEVAFEDVPGIGPKTAGTLRTAGYVTESDVRGAADDALLAVAGLGPESLSNLREFVD comes from the coding sequence ATGGCAGACGCACATCGCGATCCGTCGAGAACCAACGGGATCGCCACGACGATCGGACTCGTCCTCGAAGACCAACGCACCGCCGAGCGACGGCAGGTGATCTACACCGACGCGCGGGTGGTGCTCCTGCGCGACGAATCCGGCGGGACGACGCTCGTTCGCCGCGAGGGATTCGACGCCGAACTCGGGACGCGCTACCGGCCGCGACCGGGCGCCGAGGCGCCGAGCGACGCCGGACAGTACGACCGCCTCCGCGAACGCCTCGCCGCCTACGAGGGCGAGGAGGGCCGCAAAGCGAAACACAAAGCCGACGCGCTCCGCGAGGCGCTGGACCTGCTCGCCGACGCGAGCGGCGGCGACGCCGGCAGCGACAGCCGCGATGCGGACGAAGACGACGCGGACGAGGGCGGACGGAGCGACGACGCTTCCGACACGGACCCGGAGGTCGCGTTCGAGGACGTTCCAGGTATCGGCCCGAAGACCGCCGGGACGCTCCGAACTGCCGGCTACGTCACCGAGAGCGACGTGCGCGGCGCCGCGGACGACGCGCTCCTGGCGGTCGCCGGGCTCGGTCCGGAGAGCCTGTCGAACCTCCGCGAGTTCGTCGACTGA
- a CDS encoding MBL fold metallo-hydrolase: MTRRVRLGSGIEVTFAGGERFVADGSGDADATLVSHAHGDHYASGSAVVASELTAALLDARRDRAAPTAVDHPAVELFPAGHVAGSRAMRFTDPETGRRYLYTGDCSTRDRLHLDGFEPVDADVLILETTYGKPEYRFPSTGESMAAIRSWLAATTDRPVLLFGYALGRAQKLQRILADSPRERVFVTDAVADVSDVIERHRDVTFPGERYDDDVDLGPGDALVCSGSPRSPWVESLVGSTGAVTAGFSGWAVDDSFVYRRGFDEGFVLTDHCDYDELLALVAAVDPEQVYTQHGFADAFATAVTSELGVPAQSLKKGQATLGDF, translated from the coding sequence GTGACTCGGCGCGTCCGGCTGGGAAGCGGGATCGAGGTGACCTTCGCCGGTGGCGAGCGCTTCGTCGCGGACGGGAGCGGCGACGCCGACGCGACGCTGGTGAGCCACGCCCACGGCGACCACTACGCGAGCGGCTCGGCGGTCGTCGCCTCGGAGCTGACGGCGGCGCTGCTCGACGCGCGACGCGACCGCGCCGCACCGACGGCCGTCGACCACCCCGCGGTCGAGCTGTTCCCCGCGGGCCACGTCGCGGGCTCGCGGGCGATGCGGTTCACCGACCCCGAGACGGGTCGGCGATACCTGTACACGGGCGACTGCTCGACCCGGGACCGCTTGCACCTCGACGGCTTCGAGCCCGTCGACGCGGACGTGTTGATCCTGGAGACGACCTACGGGAAACCGGAGTACCGCTTTCCGTCCACGGGGGAGTCGATGGCGGCGATCCGGTCGTGGCTCGCGGCGACGACCGACCGGCCGGTGCTCCTGTTCGGCTACGCGCTGGGTCGTGCCCAGAAGCTCCAGCGGATCCTGGCGGACTCGCCGCGCGAGCGGGTGTTCGTCACCGACGCCGTCGCCGACGTGAGCGACGTGATAGAGCGCCACCGCGACGTGACCTTCCCGGGCGAGCGCTACGACGACGACGTGGACCTGGGTCCGGGCGACGCGCTCGTCTGCTCGGGGTCGCCGCGAAGTCCCTGGGTCGAGTCGTTGGTGGGGTCGACCGGGGCCGTGACGGCCGGGTTCTCGGGGTGGGCCGTCGACGACTCGTTCGTCTACCGCCGGGGGTTCGACGAGGGGTTCGTCCTCACCGACCACTGCGACTACGACGAACTCCTCGCCCTCGTCGCCGCCGTCGACCCCGAGCAGGTGTACACCCAACACGGCTTCGCCGACGCGTTCGCGACGGCGGTCACGTCGGAACTCGGCGTCCCCGCGCAGTCGCTGAAGAAGGGCCAGGCCACGCTCGGCGACTTCTGA